CCACATTTCCTTTGCCGCTTAATAGTCACCTTGGACAATCAGTCCCCCGTTTAATGCACCAACTGATGTTCCAGTTACAATTTGAAAATCAATACCTAATTCTAACAAACCTTGCCAGACACCAATTTGATAGGAACCTCGTGCGCCACCGCCACCTAAAACTAATG
This Carnobacterium maltaromaticum DSM 20342 DNA region includes the following protein-coding sequences:
- a CDS encoding patatin-like phospholipase family protein, translating into MIESDMQQKQNPDKKTALVLGGGGARGSYQIGVWQGLLELGIDFQIVTGTSVGALNGGLIVQGDY